A genomic segment from Nitratiruptor sp. YY08-10 encodes:
- a CDS encoding bifunctional diguanylate cyclase/phosphodiesterase, translating into MRKYCLKEKITKEQLDQLYNNLKYSLISTVLLSTLIGLMFFNHEKSPKALLWLLFMLFVSLVRLIVKWRYERAKFPDIPYYFTLFLLLLVTSGAGFASLIYVLFPNSIFDQMLFIFVMAGLSAGAISSLHYSKTAVILYQISLILPIALRLFFVQGSIYPVMGFVLLFYLVMMINLSLRTYRTYINTLKLKLAYSQKQKDLSIQSQRFYYLFHNIPLGIFFYNKDLRITDCNDFFAHVLGVSKDELLGFDMNRLQDKRILPVLKEPFSKKNGWYRGFYHSTLSQKEFFIELYTTYIQVDHQIIEGLGVVIDLTRLKEYQNKIEQMAYYDELTGLAKRTVLFESIDLAIKKVKRDKKYSILIYMDLDNFKEINDTLGHNIGDLFLKTIAKRIQEYTREVDIAARMGGDEFAILLLEISEDKNRALIEGLEVAKRLAKAISQPVAIEDHTMQTTVSIGVALIDEKSKNAYEVIKFADSAMYKIKRKNKNSIQLFDQELKKEIEHLYKVKHDLERALQNREFILYLQPQFDQKRKIVGAEALLRWKHPKKGLVYPGEFLPVAEEFGMMQRISDEVLRLAKDILEKIPQKIKVAVNVSGSDIYSEHFYNHLKSLLPHSFARYLNLEITEQVLIKDASKAMENISRIKKELNIQFSIDDFGTGYSSLQYLKQLPIDYLKIDKSFVDDMFVDGNDYIIVSTIINMAKNLGLKTIAEGVETKKQFEELKDMGVDFFQGYYFAKPMPYEEFVKLLKTSSFEGR; encoded by the coding sequence ATGAGGAAATATTGTTTGAAAGAGAAGATAACAAAAGAGCAGCTGGATCAACTATATAATAACCTCAAATATTCATTAATCTCTACTGTATTGTTGTCAACACTTATAGGTTTGATGTTCTTTAATCATGAAAAGAGTCCAAAAGCACTTCTTTGGCTTCTTTTTATGCTTTTTGTATCTCTTGTTCGACTGATCGTTAAATGGCGATATGAAAGAGCCAAGTTCCCTGATATCCCATATTATTTCACTCTTTTTTTATTGCTTCTTGTCACAAGCGGAGCTGGGTTTGCCTCTTTGATCTATGTGCTGTTCCCAAACAGTATATTTGATCAAATGCTGTTCATTTTCGTTATGGCGGGACTAAGTGCCGGGGCAATCTCATCGCTGCATTATTCCAAAACTGCCGTAATCCTCTATCAAATTTCGCTTATATTGCCTATCGCCTTACGCCTTTTTTTTGTTCAGGGATCCATTTATCCTGTTATGGGTTTTGTGCTTCTTTTTTATCTTGTGATGATGATCAATCTGTCGTTGCGGACATACCGTACCTATATAAACACATTGAAACTCAAACTGGCCTATTCGCAAAAACAAAAAGATCTCAGTATCCAATCTCAGCGGTTTTATTATCTTTTTCACAATATTCCTTTAGGAATATTTTTCTATAACAAAGATTTGCGGATTACCGATTGTAACGATTTTTTTGCCCATGTGCTTGGTGTTTCGAAAGATGAGTTACTGGGGTTTGATATGAATAGATTGCAGGATAAAAGGATTTTGCCTGTATTGAAAGAACCTTTTTCGAAAAAAAACGGTTGGTATCGAGGGTTTTATCACTCTACTCTTTCGCAAAAAGAGTTTTTTATAGAGCTATATACCACATATATCCAAGTCGATCACCAGATTATAGAAGGCCTTGGTGTAGTGATCGATCTTACCCGTCTCAAAGAGTATCAAAACAAAATTGAACAGATGGCTTACTATGACGAACTGACAGGACTTGCTAAACGAACCGTTCTCTTCGAAAGTATCGACCTGGCCATAAAAAAAGTGAAGCGTGATAAAAAATACAGCATTCTGATCTATATGGATTTGGACAATTTCAAAGAGATTAATGACACGTTGGGACACAATATTGGCGATCTTTTTTTAAAAACAATTGCAAAGAGAATACAAGAATATACAAGAGAGGTCGATATTGCTGCACGAATGGGTGGAGATGAGTTTGCCATACTGCTCCTGGAGATTTCAGAGGATAAAAACAGAGCTTTAATCGAAGGATTGGAGGTTGCAAAACGGTTGGCAAAAGCGATAAGCCAACCGGTTGCCATTGAAGATCATACAATGCAGACAACTGTCAGTATCGGTGTTGCTTTAATTGATGAGAAGAGCAAGAATGCATATGAAGTGATCAAATTTGCCGATAGTGCAATGTACAAAATAAAACGAAAAAACAAAAATTCGATTCAACTTTTTGATCAAGAGCTGAAAAAAGAGATAGAGCATCTCTATAAAGTGAAACATGATCTTGAAAGGGCATTGCAAAACAGAGAGTTCATTCTTTATCTTCAGCCACAATTTGATCAAAAGCGAAAAATAGTGGGTGCGGAAGCACTGCTTAGATGGAAGCATCCTAAAAAAGGACTTGTATATCCAGGAGAGTTTCTACCGGTTGCAGAGGAGTTTGGTATGATGCAGCGTATCAGTGACGAAGTCCTTCGGCTGGCGAAAGATATTTTAGAAAAAATTCCTCAAAAGATAAAAGTTGCAGTCAATGTATCTGGTAGTGATATTTATAGCGAACATTTTTACAATCATTTGAAATCGCTTTTGCCTCATTCGTTTGCGAGATATCTTAATCTTGAAATTACAGAACAGGTTTTGATCAAAGATGCTTCAAAAGCCATGGAAAACATATCGCGAATCAAAAAAGAGCTGAATATTCAGTTCAGTATCGACGATTTCGGGACGGGTTACTCCTCTTTACAGTATCTCAAACAGCTTCCGATCGATTATTTAAAGATTGATAAAAGTTTTGTGGATGATATGTTCGTAGACGGTAACGACTATATTATCGTATCTACGATTATCAATATGGCGAAAAACCTAGGACTCAAAACGATTGCCGAAGGCGTGGAGACGAAAAAGCAGTTTGAAGAGTTGAAAGATATGGGAGTCGATTTTTTTCAAGGGTACTATTTTGCCAAGCCGATGCCGTACGAGGAGTTTGTAAAACTTCTCAAAACCTCGTCGTTTGAGGGGCGTTAA
- the folE gene encoding GTP cyclohydrolase I FolE yields MNRQKEFENHVKAILQLLGEDPQREGLIKTPQRVYKAFLHLTEGYHKDPKEVLGEALFESSNDEMVLVRDIEFYSLCEHHLLPIIGRAHVAYIPNGKVVGLSKIPRMVNVFARRLQIQEQMTEQIADALMQTIEPKGVGVVVQARHMCMEMRGVEKICSTTVSSALRGIFKTNQKTREEFFSLINAPQTTRF; encoded by the coding sequence ATGAATCGCCAAAAAGAGTTCGAAAACCATGTCAAAGCGATATTGCAACTACTTGGAGAAGATCCACAAAGAGAGGGTCTGATCAAAACTCCCCAGCGGGTTTACAAAGCTTTTTTACATCTTACAGAAGGATATCATAAAGACCCAAAAGAGGTATTGGGAGAAGCGCTTTTCGAATCGAGCAATGACGAGATGGTTCTGGTACGGGATATCGAATTTTACTCTTTGTGTGAACACCATCTGTTACCAATTATCGGCCGCGCCCATGTAGCTTACATCCCCAATGGAAAAGTGGTAGGTCTGTCCAAAATTCCACGAATGGTCAACGTTTTCGCAAGACGCCTCCAGATCCAAGAACAGATGACGGAACAGATCGCCGATGCTTTGATGCAAACGATTGAACCAAAAGGGGTTGGAGTTGTTGTGCAGGCACGCCATATGTGCATGGAGATGCGAGGGGTGGAGAAGATCTGTTCAACAACGGTCAGTTCGGCTCTTCGAGGTATCTTTAAAACCAATCAAAAAACACGAGAGGAGTTTTTCAGCCTCATTAACGCCCCTCAAACGACGAGGTTTTGA
- the tig gene encoding trigger factor, giving the protein MEINAQKLNEANATVEAKIAKQDVEKKEEKIAKELAKTMNIPGFRKGKVPPAVIKKRYGDKLAQDAEAELVREALDQALEELGIEKDAMLGEPRFTKYEKGEEVIEMVLEIGVRPNIDITGYEEVIPEYEEPQVSDEEVEKRIEELADAMAQFKEVEEDRPAKEGDLVVIDFKGTLEDGSEIEGGSAQNFELRLGSGQFIPGFEEQVEGMKKGETKTIEVTFPEDYPNKELAGKKANFEVTLHTIKEKEKINIDDELAKKMLQKEDATLDELKEEVRKQLKSEKLSKLYNEELKPKLIEALVEKFEFDLPKNIVDQEIDVQLNNKAAQMSEEEIKELRENKEKLEELRKELEPEAQKSVKATFIVDALAKAEGINVADQEVVQTIYYEALQMGRNPQEILKAYEEQGLLPAIKMAMIEDRLLTHLLSKKNEKQEENA; this is encoded by the coding sequence ATGGAGATCAATGCGCAAAAGCTCAATGAAGCGAACGCTACTGTAGAAGCGAAAATTGCAAAGCAAGATGTAGAGAAAAAAGAGGAAAAGATAGCGAAAGAGCTTGCAAAAACGATGAATATTCCTGGATTTCGAAAAGGAAAAGTACCACCAGCGGTCATCAAAAAACGATACGGTGACAAACTGGCACAAGACGCAGAAGCAGAACTTGTCAGAGAAGCCCTAGACCAAGCCCTTGAGGAACTTGGTATCGAAAAAGATGCGATGCTGGGTGAGCCTAGGTTTACCAAATATGAAAAAGGCGAAGAAGTTATTGAGATGGTTCTTGAAATCGGTGTTCGGCCAAATATCGACATTACCGGATACGAAGAGGTGATTCCGGAGTATGAAGAGCCACAAGTGAGTGATGAAGAGGTTGAAAAGAGAATCGAAGAGCTTGCCGATGCGATGGCCCAATTCAAAGAGGTCGAAGAGGACAGACCTGCCAAAGAGGGCGATCTTGTAGTGATCGATTTTAAAGGGACTCTCGAAGATGGTAGTGAGATCGAAGGGGGAAGTGCACAAAACTTTGAGCTTCGCCTTGGAAGCGGCCAGTTTATCCCAGGATTTGAAGAGCAGGTTGAGGGTATGAAAAAGGGTGAAACGAAGACGATCGAAGTGACATTCCCTGAAGATTACCCAAATAAAGAGCTTGCTGGCAAGAAAGCAAATTTTGAAGTGACACTGCATACAATCAAAGAGAAAGAAAAAATTAATATCGATGATGAACTTGCCAAAAAGATGCTCCAAAAAGAGGATGCGACATTGGATGAGCTCAAAGAAGAGGTGAGAAAGCAGCTCAAAAGTGAAAAGCTTTCCAAACTCTACAATGAAGAACTCAAACCGAAACTGATCGAAGCACTCGTTGAGAAGTTTGAGTTTGATTTGCCCAAAAACATCGTAGATCAAGAGATCGATGTGCAGCTCAACAATAAAGCGGCACAGATGAGTGAAGAGGAGATCAAAGAGCTAAGAGAAAACAAAGAAAAGCTTGAAGAACTTCGTAAAGAGCTCGAACCTGAGGCTCAAAAAAGTGTCAAAGCCACATTTATTGTTGATGCATTGGCGAAAGCGGAAGGTATCAATGTAGCAGATCAAGAAGTCGTACAAACGATTTATTATGAAGCACTTCAGATGGGAAGAAACCCTCAAGAGATTTTAAAAGCGTATGAGGAACAAGGGTTGCTTCCGGCGATCAAAATGGCGATGATCGAAGATAGACTGCTTACACATCTTTTGAGCAAAAAAAATGAGAAGCAAGAGGAAAATGCATGA
- the clpP gene encoding ATP-dependent Clp endopeptidase proteolytic subunit ClpP yields the protein MSYYIPYVIERTGRGERSYDIYSRLLKDRIIMLSGEINDAVASSIVAQLLFLEAEDPDKDIYLYINSPGGVITSGMSIYDTMNYIKPDVSTICIGQAASMGAFLLSSGAKGKRYALPHARIMIHQPLGGAQGQATDIEIQAKEILRLKKILNEILAQNTGQSVKKIAKDTERDFFMSAEEAKEYGLIDQVLEKSAR from the coding sequence ATGAGTTATTACATTCCATACGTGATTGAACGTACAGGAAGGGGTGAGAGAAGTTACGATATCTACTCCAGACTCTTGAAAGATCGCATTATTATGCTTAGCGGCGAGATCAACGATGCGGTTGCCTCTTCCATCGTGGCTCAGCTGCTTTTTTTGGAAGCGGAGGATCCGGATAAGGATATCTATCTGTATATCAACTCTCCTGGGGGTGTGATTACCAGTGGGATGAGTATCTACGATACGATGAATTACATCAAGCCCGATGTCTCTACTATCTGTATCGGACAGGCTGCAAGTATGGGAGCCTTTTTGCTCAGTTCTGGAGCAAAAGGCAAACGTTATGCTCTGCCGCATGCTCGTATCATGATCCATCAGCCGTTGGGAGGAGCACAAGGGCAGGCAACCGATATCGAGATACAGGCGAAAGAGATTTTGAGGCTCAAAAAGATACTCAATGAAATTTTGGCCCAAAATACAGGGCAATCGGTGAAAAAGATAGCCAAAGATACTGAAAGAGACTTTTTTATGAGCGCTGAAGAAGCGAAAGAGTATGGACTCATTGATCAGGTATTGGAGAAGAGTGCTCGATGA
- the def gene encoding peptide deformylase — MIRQIITYPDKRLFMRSKEVEDFDEKLQTLLDDMYETMIAKNGIGLAAIQVAVPLRALIINLPDEEGNQHKEDLLELINPVIIEKRGTQVYTEGCLSVPDYYDDVERAEWVKVEYQDRYGNKKTLETDGLLAVAVQHEMDHLDGHLFIEKLPYMKRKKFEKEWKKKRKSAKSGVKV, encoded by the coding sequence ATGATTCGCCAAATCATCACATATCCTGACAAACGCCTTTTTATGAGAAGCAAAGAGGTAGAAGATTTTGATGAAAAGCTTCAAACGCTGCTTGATGACATGTATGAGACGATGATTGCCAAAAACGGCATTGGACTTGCGGCTATTCAGGTAGCAGTACCTCTTCGTGCCCTTATTATCAATTTGCCAGATGAGGAGGGAAACCAGCATAAAGAGGATCTTCTCGAACTCATCAATCCGGTTATTATTGAAAAAAGAGGAACCCAGGTGTATACAGAAGGGTGTCTGAGTGTACCGGACTACTACGATGATGTAGAACGGGCCGAATGGGTCAAGGTAGAGTACCAAGACCGCTACGGAAATAAAAAAACTTTAGAGACGGATGGCTTGCTGGCCGTTGCTGTACAGCATGAAATGGATCATCTCGATGGACACCTTTTCATCGAAAAACTTCCTTACATGAAACGAAAAAAGTTTGAAAAAGAGTGGAAGAAGAAGCGTAAATCTGCCAAAAGCGGTGTGAAGGTATAA
- a CDS encoding magnesium chelatase domain-containing protein: MKKIFCATLDGVDAKVVEVESSFIRALPALSIVGLASSAIQEAKDRVKSALLANNFSFPPQKITINLAPSDLKKNGSHFDLAIALGIALQKEDVDFEDYFVFGELGLDGAVKDTMMIFPLVLSLAKKPVKVVIPLESLPKVQKIPNIDIVAVQTLSEAIAFFKTKEAPSHQPIPFSFPHFEMDGEKYYYNPSYPLDFSEVKGQEVAKRAALIAAAGCHNLLMEGSPGCGKSMIAKRLRYILPPMSMQEILDMAKMEALDGKEPSFTPLRSYRSPHHSSTKASIFGGGCEFPNIIGLFQSYFDFFQKYLDSLKFGFTSSFFHKTRYSFLRI, encoded by the coding sequence GTGAAAAAGATCTTTTGCGCTACCCTCGATGGAGTAGACGCAAAAGTAGTGGAAGTGGAGAGTTCCTTTATTCGGGCTCTTCCTGCATTATCGATCGTCGGTCTTGCATCGAGTGCTATACAGGAAGCAAAAGATCGTGTCAAATCGGCACTTTTGGCAAACAACTTCTCTTTTCCTCCTCAAAAGATAACGATCAACCTAGCTCCCAGTGATCTCAAAAAGAATGGAAGTCATTTCGATTTGGCAATTGCTCTTGGGATTGCGCTGCAAAAAGAAGATGTTGATTTTGAAGACTATTTTGTCTTTGGGGAGCTTGGGCTCGATGGAGCAGTGAAAGATACAATGATGATCTTTCCTCTCGTTTTATCACTAGCTAAAAAACCTGTAAAAGTTGTCATACCTCTGGAGAGCTTGCCAAAAGTGCAAAAGATTCCAAATATCGACATTGTCGCGGTACAAACACTTTCGGAAGCGATTGCATTTTTTAAAACAAAAGAAGCCCCTTCGCATCAGCCGATTCCATTCTCTTTTCCCCATTTTGAAATGGATGGTGAAAAGTACTATTATAACCCTTCATACCCTCTTGATTTTTCAGAGGTCAAAGGGCAGGAAGTGGCTAAAAGAGCCGCTTTAATCGCTGCTGCTGGATGTCATAATCTGCTTATGGAAGGAAGTCCTGGTTGTGGCAAGAGCATGATAGCAAAAAGGCTTCGGTATATTTTGCCACCAATGAGTATGCAAGAGATTTTGGATATGGCCAAAATGGAGGCTTTGGATGGAAAAGAGCCAAGTTTTACGCCGCTACGATCGTACCGGTCGCCCCATCACTCCTCCACGAAAGCCAGCATCTTTGGTGGAGGGTGTGAATTTCCAAATATAATTGGACTTTTTCAAAGTTATTTTGACTTTTTCCAAAAATATTTAGACTCCTTAAAATTTGGTTTTACTTCTTCATTCTTCCATAAAACCCGTTATTCCTTTTTGAGGATTTAG
- a CDS encoding deoxyguanosinetriphosphate triphosphohydrolase: MEEYKAKWKQLLTKKRLEEEKEYRESDSEKFRTEFDKDFDRIIFSTAFRRLGRKTQVHPLATNDHVHTRLTHSLEVASVGRTLGTKLGFFLQERNELPENLVPQDVGTVVQAACLSHDIGNPPFGHAGEYAIRHWFERDGQEVLNKVFPNKETLTDEQKKDFLMFEGNAQGFRIVTRLENYLNEGGLRLTYATLGTLIKYPWDSSFADENKHEKFNVFQSEKEYFVRIFEDMGLKNGEKFSRHPLSYLMEASDDICYKILDLEDAVELGIVDFDTVKQLLEKIISEYETISEGKVSDVNVSDIGENYEYRRRIGKYRAKAINALVNMIFDVFKENYDSIMKGDFEGDLFRTLKEKNKNLSNIMSDIDDLTNSNVFAERKKVEVEIGSYEIIGKILKELAEAVADMKQNGENISFKSERLLKLIGKEQPVEKDSYYECLMKITDFVSGMTDNFALDISKKLDGIF, from the coding sequence ATGGAGGAGTATAAAGCAAAATGGAAACAGTTGCTTACAAAGAAACGTCTCGAAGAAGAAAAAGAGTATCGGGAATCGGACAGTGAGAAGTTCAGAACCGAGTTTGATAAAGATTTTGACCGTATAATTTTTTCTACTGCTTTTCGAAGACTGGGTAGAAAAACCCAGGTGCACCCTCTCGCTACAAACGATCACGTTCATACCAGACTGACGCATTCGCTCGAAGTCGCTTCGGTCGGTAGAACCCTCGGAACGAAACTCGGATTTTTCCTACAAGAAAGGAACGAGCTTCCAGAAAACCTTGTTCCTCAAGATGTGGGTACGGTAGTTCAGGCCGCGTGTCTATCCCACGATATCGGGAATCCTCCATTTGGACACGCCGGAGAGTACGCAATTAGACATTGGTTTGAAAGAGATGGCCAGGAAGTTTTAAACAAAGTATTTCCGAATAAAGAGACGTTGACCGATGAGCAGAAAAAAGATTTTCTTATGTTCGAAGGCAACGCGCAGGGGTTTCGTATAGTTACCAGATTGGAAAATTATTTAAATGAAGGGGGACTGAGACTTACTTACGCGACTCTCGGAACTTTAATCAAATATCCATGGGATTCCTCGTTTGCGGACGAGAACAAGCATGAAAAATTTAATGTTTTTCAATCAGAAAAAGAGTATTTCGTAAGAATTTTCGAGGATATGGGCTTAAAAAACGGAGAAAAGTTTTCTAGGCATCCGCTCTCTTATCTAATGGAGGCTTCGGATGATATATGCTATAAAATTCTTGATCTCGAAGATGCGGTAGAGCTGGGGATAGTAGATTTCGATACGGTAAAACAGCTTCTCGAAAAAATTATATCGGAATATGAAACAATATCGGAAGGAAAAGTGTCGGATGTGAATGTAAGCGATATCGGAGAAAATTACGAATACAGAAGAAGGATAGGAAAATACAGGGCGAAAGCTATAAACGCTCTTGTCAATATGATTTTTGATGTTTTTAAAGAAAATTACGATTCCATAATGAAAGGAGATTTCGAAGGAGATCTTTTTCGGACACTAAAGGAAAAAAACAAGAACTTAAGTAATATCATGTCAGATATAGATGATTTGACCAACAGCAATGTATTTGCAGAAAGAAAAAAGGTCGAAGTAGAAATCGGATCGTATGAGATCATAGGAAAAATTCTGAAAGAATTGGCCGAAGCTGTAGCGGATATGAAACAAAACGGTGAGAATATATCTTTTAAAAGTGAAAGATTGCTGAAACTGATAGGAAAAGAGCAGCCGGTGGAAAAAGACAGCTATTACGAATGTCTCATGAAAATAACCGATTTTGTGTCCGGTATGACGGATAATTTTGCACTTGATATTTCAAAGAAACTCGATGGGATATTTTAG
- a CDS encoding very short patch repair endonuclease produces the protein MVKKKKQPVTRSENMRRIRSKDTTIEKILRKTLWSRGLRYRKNCPDVFGKPDICFKKKKVAVFCDSEFWHGKYFMEGKVPKSNQDYWIPKIKRNIERDKEVNARLRKEGWKVLRFWGKDIAKNPEKIADIIEDVLSD, from the coding sequence ATGGTTAAAAAAAAGAAACAGCCGGTAACACGGTCTGAAAATATGAGAAGAATCAGATCTAAAGACACAACAATTGAAAAAATCCTCAGAAAGACTCTCTGGAGCAGAGGTTTGAGATACAGAAAAAATTGTCCGGATGTTTTCGGGAAACCGGATATATGTTTTAAAAAAAAGAAGGTTGCTGTTTTCTGTGACAGTGAGTTTTGGCACGGCAAATATTTTATGGAAGGCAAAGTGCCGAAGAGCAATCAGGATTACTGGATACCCAAAATAAAGAGAAATATTGAGCGCGATAAAGAGGTTAATGCAAGACTCCGTAAAGAAGGCTGGAAGGTGCTAAGGTTCTGGGGGAAAGACATAGCTAAAAACCCAGAAAAAATAGCAGATATAATTGAAGATGTCCTTTCAGATTAG